CTCTGTCGGTAGAGCATTCGATTCCCACGGTGGGACCAGTGAGAACAAAGTATtaaaatgtatacactcactgctgtaagtcgcatgggataagagtgtctgcttaaTGAATAAAAACAACGTGTTTCGCTTCCTCCCAGCACGGCGAAGAGGTGTCTCCAGCAGCCATGTGACCTGGCCATGGTCCTGACCCGTGGTCTCAGCATGGAGCAGCAGAAGAGCAACAGGGACTCCCTGCAGTACTCTAGTGGCTACAGCACCCAGACCACCACGCCCTCCTGCTCCGAGGACACTATCCCCCTCTCAGGGTACCACTCTGACAAGTACACTCCTTCGCTCATAGAGTAAACATCAATACATACAGAAGTCAACCTCACGTACAATAACCAACAGAGAATGCACTCGCTGTCCTCTCAAGGAAACCGTCCCCAACAGCATAATACATGCAATACTCATCCTCTGAATAACACACCacacccctctatctctctctctctctctccccagggtcGGATTATGACTGCTACTCTGTGAATGGAGATGCTGAAGGTGAGGCGTTCAACGGACTTTGACAAGTCCTCCACCATCCCCGCCACAGCAACATCGGCCAGAACTACCGACGTATGATCCAGACCAAGAGGCCGGCCAGCACCGCTGGTCTGCCCAGTGGGGCCCAGGGCGGAGTgcctggaggagggaggaggcatTGGACCCCTGGGGACTGCCACCATCCGCCGAACCCCATCCACCAAGCCGGGTGGAGACGCACCCTGTCCAAACGCGGGCCCCATCCCCATCCGCCGCCCCAATAGTGCCAGTGAAGACACCCACGGTGCCTGATGCTCCTGGGGGGTACCCCGGGCCTCCGGTACGTTAGTGGGCAGTGAGGAGTGTGTGTTCTCCGTGGCGGATGACTCCTCCCCCAACGCGTTGGAGTATGTGAAGGCCTCTCCCAAGCGTCTGAGCCTGCCCCAACACAGCGTGTGGGGGTCTGGGGGAGCGATGGAGATGAGTGTGTATGTCCAGCACGGCTCTGAGGAGGACCAGATGATAGCCGCTAACCGCCACAGCCGGTGGAGAAGATAGGAGAGCTGGTGGCCAGTGCCACGCCTTGGGGAGGGACAGTTCCCCTTCCCCAAACCTCCCTGAATGACCCCCCGCCTGGCCCGGCCCCCCAGCACGACCCACAGGCCCCCGGTCAGGCACCGCGTGCTGGTGTCATCCGCAGGGGCGTGCGGCTTCCGCAAGACCTGTCTCCAACGACAGGTCAGCGCCCAGGATTTTGTGATGGCGCACAACGGAGCGGAGGGAGCGCAGCCTGCAACCCACCGAGATGGCTCAACCACTACATACAGTACTGACTCTGTAGTAAAGAAGTAAATATGACAACAGAAgattacaaacaacaaaaaaagtttaaTTAGAAGTAAAtgataaataacaataaaaatgctGATATGAAAAAGTAAATCAGAATAATAATGACAGGCTCTGGCCACTATAACTCTATCGTGTCTGGGCGCATGTTTTGTTTAATTAGCCCACCATCACCACAGGATCCTCAGACTGTATATAGAGACTCTGTCTGGACTGGACtgactgctgagagagagaggactgttttagtaggaacctggacttccagccaccctctccacctcctcccacaCCCCCCACTCTCACCCAacctcttacccccccccccccccccattcataAGAGAAAGCAGAGGGAAGCAGgtggcagagagacagatgaaaaGTGGGGTCAATGGGGCTCCATCGCTCCCTCTCCCTTTGGCTCAGGTCACAAGGCTCTGACGACGCACTGTTAGCTTAAACCAATGGCtaacagtgtgcgtgtgtgcgcgtgtgtgcgctcGTGTGCGTGTACGAGTTCTGCTGCAGGTCAGCTGGTTGTATTTGAGGGTGGggcttctctcctctgtgtcgtTTTTTTGTGTTACCCtcaccactgggcacacactggctaAATCAACGTTGTATCCACGTCATTTTATGAAATTACATTgcaccaacgtggaatagacattgaattgacgtctgtgcccagtggactGTTTTTATTGTGACATTTTGATTTCCTGTTACCACTGGTGTGAGAAACCACAAAAGAAGCCAGGCGTATATATTTTCTAAATCCAGAGAGAACATGTAATAGGAAATGGAGCAAtacatgtgtttttattttctgcTTGCAGAGTGGAGGAGAAACAGAAGCTGTTATCTTAGGTTAGGTTCTCTTTTTTTACTTGCAGGCAATCATCAAAGTAAGTCTGACAATGAAAGTGACAGCAAAAGTGTGTCAGCGAGAGGTTCTGTTCAGATAAGTGTGGAATCCTGGGGAAAAAAGGCGCCCCTGCACGTCTGTCTGTATGAGTGTCTGCTGAGCGTCTGTCTGTATGAGTGTCTGCTGAGCGTCTGTCTGTATGAGTGTCTGCTGAGCGTCTGTCTGCTGGTCCATATGTCTGTTATGTCGTCTGTCCTCACAGAGTTTAATYACAGATGGCGTCATATGGCATGCAACACTCAGAGCACTAAACTTTTTTTTCCCTGTATTCACTTAGTGGTGAAAATTACAACTTTATTTCAACTTAAAACAGACTTGTTTGATGATAACAAATAGCACATGACATGTATATTACAATGTTGTGGAGTGTTTTTAAAAATAATCCCTGTTTCCATGTGTGATGAAGTAGGACAGTTGTTAGGTCTGAAGTGGTGTCCTCTATTCTGAAGAAGTATCTCTCAGGCTTGTCACGGCAGTGCTCTGATGTGGTGACATGGtctatgtgtctgtgtttatgtgtgtgtgtcgcttGTGTCACTGTCTGGGAGGCCATGTCTTTGGGCATGCCAGCTACCCTGCCCTGTACCCTGTGTGTCTAATCTACCCAACCCATGCTTGGTTCTCACACGGTCTTAACTTGTCTTTTCcatgtttcctcctctccctccccaaccCTCTACCTCTGACCCCCCTCCACGCTCAACATGTCTATCCCCatccctgcatgtgtgtgtgtgtgtgtctcccaacCTCTCCACTCTACATTCACACTTACCCTTGGTGTTTGGCCTCTTCTCTATTTCCTGTGGTTTGATCACTTCCCATTCCTCTGTATTTGTACggcctctttctcttcctgtgtGGTTGGCTTCTCTACTCTCTGTGCCGCTTTCCCCCCTATTCTGGTTGGGTTCCCCTATttcactgctgctgctctctacTTTCAACTCCAACTTGGAAATGTCCTCATCTTAACCTCTGCCCATCATATAAACTACCTGTCTCTCTTATTTGAACTATACCCATCATATAAACTACCCGTCTCTCTCATATGAACTTCACCCATCATATACACTACCCGTCTCTCTTATTTGAACTCTACCCATCATATAAACTACCTGTCTCTCTTATTTGAACTCTACCCATCATATAAACTACCTGTCTCTCTCATATGAACTCTACCCATCATATAAACTACCTGTCTCTCTNNNNNNNNNNNNNNNNNNNNNNNNNNNNNNNNNNNNNNNNNNNNNNNNNNNNNNNNNNNNNNNNNNNNNNNNNNNNNNNNNNNNNNNNNNNNNNNNNNNNNNNNNNNNNNNNNNNNNNNNNNNNNNNNNNNNNNNNNNNNNNNNNNNNNNNNNNNNNNNNNNNNNNNNNNNNNNNNNNNNNNNNNNNNNNNNNNNNNNNNNNNNNNNNNNNNNNNNNNNNNNNNNNNNNNNNNNNNNNNNNNNNNNNNNNNNNNNNNNNNNNNNNNNNNNNNNNNNNNNNNNNNNNNNNNNNNNNNNNNNNNNNNNNNNNNNNNNNNNNNNNNNNNNNNNNNNNNNNNNNNNNNNNNNNNNNNNNNNNNNNNNNNNNNNNNNNNNNNNNNNNNNNNNNNNNNNNNNNNNNNNNNNNNNNNNNNNNNNNNNNNNNNNNNNNNNNNNNNNNNNNNNNNNNNNNNNNNNNNNNNNNNNNNNNNNNNNNNNNNNNNNNNNNNNNNNNNNNNNNNNNNNNNNNNNNNNNNNNNNNNNNNNNNNNNNNNNNNNNNNNNNNNNNNNNNNNNNNNNNNNNNNNNNNNNNNNNNNNNNNNNNNNNNNNNNNNNNNNNNNNNNNNNNNNNNNNNNNNNNNNNNNNNNNNNNNNNNNNNNNNNGAACTCTGCCCATCATATAAACTACCTGTCTCTCTTATTTGAACTCTACCCATCATATAAACTACCTGCCTCTCTTATATGAACTCTGCCCATCACTTGCTCTGCTCCTCTGGCCCATTCTTCACTGTACCTCGCTCccctttttcatttcacttcatcaCTCCCATATCCATCACTACACATCCTCATTCAATCTCACACCTTCTCCACCTCTTGCTTCATAAATGTGGTTTATATGATATCACCCTCCCTTAAATAATTCCCTTCACCCTGCCTGACCCTATTCCCTGCCCCTTCACCACCCTCTCACCCTGGCCCCACCCCACTGCAGCAGTGTGAACAGCGCCCACAGTAGCGCCTCCCGCTCCTCCGGAGGCTCTCAGACTCACTCACCCAGTTCGTCCTATCGCTACCGCAGCCTGGCCCACCCGCCACCGGGGAACGCTCACCGCCTCAGCAGCGTCTCCTCCCACGACTCAGGCTTCATATCGCAGGACGCCAACGTCTACTCCAAGCCTCCCTCGCCCATGCCCTCTGACATCACCAGCCAGGTATGACTGCCGTCACAGATGTCGCTGCAGTGCTGAAACGTAGCTCCGCCCCCTCCTTGGTTTTTATTTCCTCAACCCTTCTGCCCGACGTCTCTTGGTTTTGCGTTCATTCCGTCTCTTTTTTGACCTCYATGTCCTACTGCAGAAGTCATCAAGCTCTGCATCCTCAGAGGCATCCGAGActtgccagtcagtcagtgagtgcaGCTCTCCCACAACGGTAAGTACAACAGCTGCCTCGCACTCCTGTCCTAATTGCGTGCAAACATATTGGAACACACGATCCAATATCAGTCACACGATTAACTGACTTTGAAAAGAATGTGAATGCATAGCCATGCTCGTTTTAGTCATCTGTGTATTGCATACTGTATTGTTGTGCTGTATATGTGTATGAGAGAAGCTGGTAAAACTGACCGGCAGGATGGTCTCCCTAAGTATGTGTTCTTCATCAGTCCAGGTCAACTTGTGGTCATCTGCTCTGTCACCGCTGATCTCTTGTCTTTGCCCTCTTTTCTTCTGCTACTCATACAGTTTGTGTATGCGTGCGTTTGGGAGTGCACGTACTcttgtgcatgtacagtatgtctctgtgACCCAGAGGTCACATCACAAAGGCTCCTCCCAAAAGCCTTTGGCGTTGATGGACGCTCTGACGATCCCGATCTTGTCTCTCCGTTCCGCAGTCTGGCTCGTCCTTCGCTACCTTccgccctgctctctctcacactggcTCCATCAGGCCTCTCTCTGTCATACTTCCTGCGTCCCCACCCTATAACTACTCCCCTGGATCCAACACTACCTCTCCCACATCAAAGGTTCCTTGCTGGAAGGTTTGTTTTCATCTGTACACTTTTCTTTGCAGTTTTTAAGttctttttttgaattttttgttttgtgttttcatttGTGCTCCTTGAGTTAACGCTTCTTCACCAggtttttcttttcatttcacCATCTGCTTAACTCATTCGTGACTTCGTTACTTTGCTCCCTGACCTGTGTGCCTTTTGTGTTGTCGTTGGCCATCAGTCTCACCCCCTGGTTTCAAATCTACTGTGTGGTGATTTGCTAAACTGAGCAGGCCCTGGGTGTCACCCATTTCACCTTTCCAAGTCTCACAAACTCAAAAGGCTTCAAACCAATAAACCCACTCATCATCTTGGCCCAAtaccaaacactcacacacacacacgatgaggAATTCTCCCCCACACTACCCCCACACTGTACCCAGATGAAAGGCGTCAAACTGCTGGATAGTGGACGGGTCTCTCTCATTGGAGAGTTTGCTCTGTTGCTTTTCACTGCTTCTTATTAATCACACCCACCTCTTCAGGATTGGTCCAAGGCAGGTTCTTATGAGCAGCCATTGGCTGCCACGCTTCAGCGGAGGAAGGAGCCCCTGGATAGGCTGAAGGAGAGCGAGGCATCCCCGGGCTCCCAGGGATATGCTGGTGCTCACCCAGACGATGTCCAGAGGTCCCGAATGACCCCCGCCACCATCGCTGCCAAGGTAAMAGAGAATATGCAGATTTACCTCRCAATGGTGGTGAATAYAAGACACATGCTGCTRTAACACAACTGTTGGATTTTAACCCCGGATTGGAGTTTGGTGGTTATAGTCCGTCCATTGTGCTTGGTAGTGGTCCTGTGCTCCTACCATGTGATAAGTGTTTGCTAAGGCTATTGATTGCGATACGGTTAGATCCTTAGTCATCATCCAAATCATGTGTTAGTCCACTAGTCCCGTGTAGCTCTGTCGGTAGAGCATTCGATTCCCACGGTGGGACCAGTGAGAACAAAGTATTAAAATGYATACACTCACTGCTGTAAGTCGCAtgggataagagtgtctgcttaaTGAATAAAAACAACGTGTTGTCGCTTCCTCCCAGCACGGCGAAGAGGTGTCTCCAGCAGCCAGTGACCTGGCCATGGTCCTGACCCGTGGTCTCAGCATGGAGCAGCAGAAGAGCAACAGGGACTCCCTGCAGTACTCTAGTGGCTACAGCACCCAGACCACCACGCCCTCCTGCTCCGAGGACACTATCCCCTCTCAGGGTACCACTCTGACAAGTACACTCCTTCGCTCRTAGAGTAAACATCCAATACATASAGAAGTCAACCTCACGTACAWTAACCAACAGAGAATGCACTCGCTGTCCTCTCAAGGAAACCGTCCCCAACAGCATAATACATGCAATACTCATCCTCTGAATAACACACCacacccctctatctctctctctctctctcccccagggtCGGATTATGACTGCTACTCTGTGAATGGAGATGCTGAAGGTGAGGCGTCAACGGACTTTGACAAGTCCTCCACCATCCCCCGCCACAGCAACATCGGCCAGAACTACCGACGTATGATCCAGACCAAGAGGCCGGCCAGCACCGCYGGTCTGCCCAGTGGGGCCCAGGGCGGAGTGcctggagggggaggaggcaTTGGGACYCCTGGGACTGCCACCATCCGCCGAACCCCATCCACCAAGCCGGGTGTGAGACGCACCCTGTCCAACGCGGGCCCCATCCCCATCCGCCCGCCCATAGTGCCAGTGAAGACACCCACGGTGCCTGATGCTCCTGGGGGGTACCCCGGGCCTCCGGTACGTGTGGGCAGTGAGGAGTGTGTGTTCTCCGTGGCGGATGACTCCTCCCCCAACGCGTTGGAGTATGTGAAGGCCTCTCCCAAGCGTCTGAGCCTGCCCAACACAGCGTGGGGGTCTGGGGGAGCGATGGAGATGAGTGTGTATGTCCAGCACGGCTCTGAGGAGGACCAGATGATAGCCGCTAACCGCCACAGCCTGGTGGAGAAGATAGGAGAGCTGGTGGCCAGTGCCCACGCCCTTGGGGAGGGACAGTTCCCCTTCCCCAACCTCCCTGATGACCCCCCGCCTGGCCCGGCCCCCCAGCACGACCCACAGGCCCCCGGGTCAGGCACCGACGTGCTGGTGTCCATCCGCAGGGGCGTGCGGCTCCGCAAGACCGTCTCCAACGACAGGTCAGCGCCCAGGATTTTGTGATGGCGCACAACGGAGCGGAGGGAGCGCAGCCTGCACCCACCGAGATGCCTCAACCACTACATACAGTACTGACTCTGTAGTAAAGAAGTAAATATGACAACAGaagattacaacaacaaaaaaagtttaaTTAGAAGTAAAtgataaataacaataaaaatgctGATAATGAAAAAGTAAATCATGAATAATAATGACAGGCTCTGGCCACTATAACTCTATCGTGTCTGGGCGCATGTTTGTTTAATTAGCACCACCATCACCACAGGATCCTCAGACTGTATATAGAGACTCTGTCTGGACTGGACtgactgctgagagagagagggactgtttataggaacctggacttccagccaccctctccacctcctcccacaACCCCCCACTCCTCACCCAACCTCTTACCCCCCCATTCTAGAGTAAAACAGAGGGAAGCAGgtggcagagagacagatgaaaaGTGGGGTCAGTAGGgggctccatctctccctttagCTCAGGCCACAAGGCTCTGACAATGCACTGTTAGCTTNCCCCCCCATTCTAGAGTAAAGCAGAGGGAAGCAGgtggcagagagacagatgaaaaGTGGGGTCAATGGGGGCTCCATCGCTCCCTCTCCCTTTGGCTCAGGTCACAAGGCTCTGACGACGCACTGTTAGCTTTAAACCATGGCtaacagtgtgcgtgtgtgcgcgtgtgtgcgctcGTGTGCGTGTACGAGTTCTGCTGCAGGTCAGCTGGTTGTATTTGAGGGTGGggcttctctcctctgtgtcgtTTTGTTGTTACCctcacactgggcacacactggctaAATCAACGTTGTATCCACGTCATTTTTATGAAATTACATTgcaccaacgtggaatagacattgaattgacgtctgtgcccagtggactGTTTTTATTGTGACATTTGATTTCCTGTTACCACTGTGTGAGAAACCACAAAATGAAGCCAGGCGTATATATTTTCTAAATCCAGAGAGAACATGTTAATAGGAAATGGAGCaatacatgtgttttattttcTGCTTGCAGAGTGGAGGAGAAACAGAAGCTGTTATCTTAGGTTTAGGTTCTCTTTTTTTAACTTGCAGGCAATCATCAGGCATGCTCAAGTACACATGACAGTTGCTGTCTATCTTTGGCCCTGGACTTTTCTCAAGTCCTTGCCTgatgtgttaaaaaaaaactgaaaaatcatGGAAAACTGAAGCACTTTGAAGGTTAATTTCTAGTGTGACCACTAGGAGTCAGTGTGGTCACACTATGTGATGAGACGAGGGTGCTGGGGGAGTGAGGCAGTTGGTTGCCATGYGGTGTGCTGAATGCGTGCCACGGACCAGTGAGCGAAGCAGCTCAATTGGTGAGAGAATAGGRAGATCGAAAAAGGAAGTGATAAAGAAAGGTGGGAAATGRGAACGGAAGGATACTGGATTGCGGGAATGGTTATGTACAATGGGTCCGTGCtgaaaaatgttgaattccaAAAACGGATTTATAATGTAGATCATAACATTTATGTAAAGAGGGGGATGGTAAGCTGCTGTACTTGTCATCACCTGTTGTGAGTCTCAAACATGAGATCCATAGCTAATTTGAACCTTGTGCAGYCTTACGCGGGAGCTGGCTTTGCTAAGGACATTAGAATGAAAGAGTGACTATAGCCAGGGAGAAACAGTGAGGATAATGTAAGGGGTTGCCAGATtgggaggaagaaggggggtgTTTATGTTTACAGAGTTAGCTGGAAGAGAGTTGATGCAGCGGAGAGAGATGGAAKGAGTATTTYACTGCCTGTTCATACAGTAAGCCCGAGTTCAGAGTCAGACGCACAGGAGGAAGTCAAGACTAGAAACTGTATGAAATAGAGTAACCTTTCATAAAATTATGTTGCCATATTTTTGCAATAATGTTATGCTGTAGTCTTGCTTTTatcaatcttttatttttatttttttatcatctCCAGAGAACAGTATATCACAGTGACATAGGTTCTGAGCAGGCAGAGAKAGCATTATTCTGACCGTTGTGCTGTAGGGTAGTGATGAACTTCATGGGTTAGTCCATGCTCCCTAGCAGTGACTGTTGATGTCCTCCCCTTGACAGCAATGGCCATTACGAAATGTGTCTCAATGCTTGTTTATTTATTTCGCCTAAACGGAGCACTGTTTTWGAAATGCCTGTGGCTGCTTTAAAGCGAGGATCTGCTTTGAGAAGGTGAGAGAAACACCTGCTGTTGTAGAATATCGCTCATCTGCCGGAGAKAACTTTTCTCATGAACTCCGAAATAGTACTCCAGCGAGGGGCTGAAgagggcatgtgtgtgtgggagtaggTGAGTGTGTGgcggaggaaggggagggacCAGCAGTGTGGGTGGAAGTGACCAGCAGCCCAGGGTGGAAGTGAAGCATTCTGGACCAGAGGATGCTCATCCAGAGAATTTCTGCAAAGCACAGGTCATAACGATGTAcatgtatatacacatatatacatgcatatactgtataagaAGGTGAACACTTAATTGTGCAAGTCAAATCGCTAGAATCTTTCAAAAGGAGTTCAACTCACATTATTTCGCATTACTGAATTAAAAAAGGcaaatgtcaaatgtacagtGTATGACAGCAATATGGGAGTGTGTTTATTAGCCAATTTAACAATGCAACTTCTTATctaacaaaaaggtaaacatgTTTACTGTCTTTTTAAATGTGCAGATGTAACTCTGGCAATTATTCTGTTCCAATTTCTTGTCGTGCTTGGATTACTCTGCTTCattctgagtgtgtgtgatgYTCCTTGCCGTTCCCGAGAACCCAACTCTGTAAGCGTCACTTCTGTCAGAGCAttagagcgagagaaagacaggatgtggcacagggacaagacagggTGAGTGAGACAGGGCTGTTGGCGAGTGTGTGTTTGGCTGGGACTGAGAGGACCCCTACAGGGGAAACTACAGGGATGTCATTCTCagttgtgtctctctgtctgggatGAGGTGACACTCTCTCAAGACCCCATGGTGGATGACTAGCAGTCACCTCACTCCCTCACACTCCCACAGCTGGGCTGTCTGGGTCCAGACTCTCTTTCCTCACTATCCCTTGGTTCTCGCCATCCTCCCgccgggcacagacgtcagtttaacgtctagttttgatttacatttggttgagttgtcatctAACA
This portion of the Salvelinus sp. IW2-2015 linkage group LG15, ASM291031v2, whole genome shotgun sequence genome encodes:
- the LOC111974410 gene encoding protein MTSS 2-like, which produces METVEKECGALGGLFQAIVNDMKCSYPVWEDFSAKATKLHSQLRTTVLAAVAFLDAFQKVADMATNTRGATRDIGSALTRMCMRHRSIEAKLRHFTKGYNSIDMRICGRGDLQPQLDSAMHDVNDMYLLMEETEKQANGEIAMLGEITHLQAIIDDLTVLTAIPHKLPRSEQAKKLSQVIKDLKGSDYSWSYQTPPSSPSSSGSRKSSMCSSVNSAHSSASRSSGGSQTHSPSSSYRYRSLAHPPPGNAHRLSSVSSHDSGFISQDANVYSKPPSPMPSDITSQKSSSSASSEASETCQSVSECSSPTTSGSSFATFRPALSHTGSIRPLSVILPASPPYNYSPGSNTTSPTSKVPCWKDWSKAGSYEQPLAATLQRRKEPLDRLKESEASPGSQGYAGAHPDDVQRSRMTPATIAAKHGEEVSPAASDLAMVLTRGLSMEQQKSNRDSLQYSSGYSTQTTTPSCSEDTIPSQGSDYDCYSVNGDAEGEASTDFDKSSTIPRHSNIGQNYRRMIQTKRPASTAGLPSGAQGGVPGGGGGIGTPGTATIRRTPSTKPGVRRTLSNAGPIPIRPPIVPVKTPTVPDAPGGYPGPPVRVGSEECVFSVADDSSPNALEYVKASPKRLSLPNTAWGSGGAMEMSVYVQHGSEEDQMIAANRHSLVEKIGELVASAHALGEGQFPFPNLPDDPPPGPAPQHDPQAPGSGTDVLVSIRRGVRLRKTVSNDRSAPRIL